A portion of the Tiliqua scincoides isolate rTilSci1 chromosome 3, rTilSci1.hap2, whole genome shotgun sequence genome contains these proteins:
- the RAB9A gene encoding ras-related protein Rab-9A, which yields MATKSSLLKVILLGDGGVGKSSIMNRYVTNKFDTQLFHTIGVEFLNKDLEVDGHFVTMQIWDTAGQERFRSLRTPFYRGSDCCLLTFSVDDSQSFQNLSNWKKEFIYYADVKEPETFPFVILGNKVDILERQVSMEEAQVWCRNNGNHPYFETSAKDATNVAAAFEEAVRRVLATDDRSDHLIQTDTINLHRKPKPSSSCC from the coding sequence ACAAAATCATCTCTCCTTAAAGTAATTCTTCTAGGAGATGGAGGAGTTGGGAAGAGTTCAATTATGAACAGATATGTCACTAACAAGTTTGATACCCAGCTGTTCCACACAATAGGTGTAGAATTCTTAAATAAAGATCTGGAAGTGGATGGACACTTTGTCACCATGCAGATATGGGACACTGCAGGTCAAGAACGTTTTAGGAGCTTGCGGACTCCATTCTACAGAGGTTCTGACTGTTGTCTTCTCACTTTCAGTGTAGATGACTCTCAAAGCTTCCAAAATCTCAGTAACTGGAAGAAAGAATTCATTTACTATGCAGATGTCAAAGAGCCTGAAACGTTTCCTTTTGTGATATTGGGCAACAAAGTTGATATCCTGGAGAGGCAAGTGTCTATGGAAGAAGCCCAGGTCTGGTGCAGGAACAATGGCAATCATCCTTACTTTGAGACCAGTGCAAAAGATGCCACTAATGTTGCAGCCGCTTTTGAGGAAGCTGTTCGAAGAGTTCTTGCAACTGATGATAGGTCAGATCACTTGATTCAAACTGATACAATAAACCTTCACCGGAAACCCAAGCCTAGTTCATCATGCTGTTGA